The Methanobrevibacter arboriphilus JCM 13429 = DSM 1125 region TAATCAACTCCAGAGATTATGTAAAGACTATAAAGATTATATATAATCTTAATTTTAGATATAATTTTTATAGAAATTTTAATTAAAGATTTAATTAAAGATTTTTTAAGGAGTCATATCTTAAATACTGTATATTCAAATTGCAATATTCATATTTAAATATTAATATTAAGTTTTAATCCTTAAAATTTTTAAATCTTCAAAATTTAATTTTATTTATATTATATCTATAATATGTCATTATAGAATATATAAATTTTATGATGATTAATCATGATAAATAGATTTTTCTGTTTATGACTAAGCCAAAATAAAAAAAAATAAAGAATAAAAAAATAAAGAATAATAAAAAAAAAATATGATATAAATGAAAATAAAGGTTAAAAGTAGTAAAAAACTAAAAAATTAAAAATAAAAGTTTTAATTTAATATAAAAGTCTAATACACGCTTAAAAAATTAAAAAACTTTGTTAAACCCCATCTAAATAACCCTATTCCATTAGCTCCACCATTTAAAGAAGCTTTAGAATCTATAGATAATGCATTAATAGATAACGAATTAATATTATTATCACTTACATAAGTCTGCAAACCACTCCAAATTCGAGCTCCACCAGAATTTTTAACAAACCATTTAGTTGTAGAAGTTATCCAACTACTAGGCTTGTTATAATTGCCTTTATAAATCATTGGAGTTATAATATCCAAATATTTACCTATTTTAGGAATATTTTGACCATAATAATAAGCATTAGATGAAGTTTCAGGCATTACAGCTGCTGAAAGAAGAATATTTGGATTATATTTATTAACCTGTGTTTTAGCTTGACTTACAAATTTAGTAATAGCCTTTTCACCAGTAACTCCATTAGAATAACTATATTTATAAGCATTTCCAGGATATCTAAGATAATCTAAATGTATTCCTCCAATATAATCCATTCGAGAGTAAGTTTTTATTTTAGATAAAATTTTACTAAATTGAGCCTTATTATAAGTTTTTTTACTAGTGTCAACAGGATTTATCCATTTACCATTTGCATAAAAACATTGAATCCATAAATGAGTCTTTATTCCTTTACTAGCTGCATTTTTAGCCCATTTAATCACAGTTGATTTTCCATATTGAGATATAGCTACTTCATGTAAGAAAACATTACCTATTCCTGACTCAGCTAACTTATTTAAATTAACATTATAAAAATCCCTACTTTGTATCCAAATAGCATTTGTATTAGGAACACTTTTTGTTTTAGAGTTTCTAACATAATTAGGAATATATTTATTTATTTTATTAGAGCTACTAATCTTTATATTTACAGATTTAGGAAGCTTCTTATAATAATAATCATATCTTAAGATTGATGAGAACATATAAACAGCTGTTTGATACTGGATTTTACTACCTTTATTTGCAGTAATATAATTTGGAACCTTTTTATACTTATTGATATAGTTACTTGTCTTTAAGCTATATTTATAGTAATTTGATAAAGAAATTTTAGATTTAATAGTCTTACCAGAAGGTTTCGTTGGGTTTTTAACATTATATTTTACAGTAACACGAGAATTAACCTTTTTCTTTTGATATTCAACTGTTTTTGTCATTAAATAAGTAAACTCTGGAACCGAATATCTATATCCCTCAACAGTTACATATTTAGGTAATTTCTTATTTTTTGAAACATAATTCTTAAGATTTTTAGATGATTTTAGAACACCTTTTTGAGAAACTGTTTTAGGAGATCCTAAAGAACTAAGTTTTGCTTTAGAATTTGGAGAGACTTTAGAAGCAGCATGAGCTGTATTAACACTTTTTGAATGAGAATTCTCATTACTTGTAGTTAATATTTTATTATCTCCAATGATTTTACTACCTAAAATAACCGGACTATTTTTAAAATGATTATTTTTAAAATCAATAATTCCTTGAGAAAAATCAAAATCATCATGGTTTTCTAAATTAGATACTGAATTTAATGATAAAAAGAGAACTAAAATCAGAAAAGAAACTAAAAAAATCTTAAAGATATTATTTAAGCTAAAAGATTTATTTTTAACATCAGAACTTCTTAATAAAAAATTAGAAGTGCTTTTATACATATTTTTAAAATTTATTAAATTATCACTATTAAATTTCAAACCAAAAATATTTATACCGCCTACTAGCTAAAATTCCTGATAAATATATAACTATATATTAATAAAATCAAGTGAATTAGCTATTAAAATTTTAATATTTGTTTAAATCTTGAATAATAAGAGTATTTTTAATTATATTAATATTACTCAATATAACTAATTATAGTATTGAAATTATTATGTATATATTCTTATGATAAAAATATAAACATGAAAAAATCTTTATTTTTAATAAGAATACTCCAAATTATTCATCAATTTACATATAAAAAGTATATAAAACATTATTAATAAAGATTACCTTAAAATAGCAAAAAATATAAATTATTCATAAAGCTTATGACTTAGAACAAAAAAATAATGTTAAAATATATAAAAATATATAAAAATAAAATAAAAATAATAAAGAAAAAAACATTGAATAATAAAATAACAGAATTAAATAAAATAATGAAAACATTGAAAAAATAAACATAACTGATGATGAAAACATTAATCAATTAAATGAAGCTCATAAAAAACAATTTCAAAAATTAACAATCTTAAACCAAGTATTAAAGATATAATAAAAAAACCAAAAAACGAATACAAAATAAAAAAAAATAATATTTTTATTTAATGATTATTTAAATTCAATCAAAAATTTTAATCATTGAAGTATTTTACAGTAAAAGAATTGGTCATGCCAGCTTTTATATAAACTTTTTGAAATAAGCGAGCATTAGGTTTATTGCTAGTAAAATATCTATTATATTTCATTTCAGCTTTAGAATAAGAAGAAGTTATTGATTCATTCTTAATTTTTCATTTAGTTTGATAATTAACAGTTAATTTATCAAAAGAAACAGACTCATTACCAAAAATATTTACTATAAATCTATTCTTATTATTTACAGTATAATTTTTATAAATGTAATTTTTGAATTTATATGTTTTAATATCAGAAACGGCATACCTAATATTAACCGATTTTATTTTATACTTTTTTTGATAAGCTTTTTTAACAGTAATCTTACAATATTCTTTATAACTATCATCCTGAAACTTTGAAACATTTGTAATAGTCGAAACTTTCTTATCAGTAGTTAAAGAACCCAAACCTTTATATGGCGATAATTTTTCACCATTGGTCGCAAAATTCGGATTCATTATAAAAACAGATACAATAGCAACTATACCTAAAATTATTAAAATTTTACTATATTTAATAATTTAACAATACAAACAAAAAAAAAATTGAATAATCTTTAAAAGTGTAAAGATAATATTTTGAAAACATTAAATTCTTTCTATTAAGATTTTTATATTAAATCTAAATATTTTCAATATATAATCCTAATAATTATTTTAAATCTTTCTATTTTCATAATTTTTCTATACTTTTTACAGTGATGACTAATTAATAGTTTGTTTGTCCTAATACAAATATTTATATATTATAAGAACATAAAATAATTTCTTATAACGAGGAGGAGGTGAAAATATAATAAAAAATAAAAAAAAAGTTTTAATTCTATTAATGCTTTTAGTTAGTTTGTTTCTAGTTAGTTTATCAGGTGTTTCAGCAGCTAATCAAACTATTAATTCAACAAGTACTGGAGGTATTGCTCAAGGTATAACAAATACAGGAACGGGAGAAACTTTATTTTTACAGCCTGGAATATATAACAAAACCAATCAAGATATTAACATCCATGTAAATAAAAACATTACAATAAAGGGAAATGGATCAAAAGGCAGTGTAATAATTGATGCACGAAAAATATCAGGAATATTTTCAATAGGAAATAATGTTAATGTGACATTTATAAATATCAAATTTTGTAATGGATATTCTACATCTAATGGAGGAGCAATATATAATCCCTATGCTAATACAATTATGAGTTTCATAAACTGTACCTTTGCCAACAATACAGGTCGTGATGGTGGAGCTATCTACAATTATGGTTCAAATATTATTATAATTAATAATAATTTTATTAATAGCTATGCCACTAGTAATGGTGGTGCAATATATAATTATGGTGCCAATGCTATTATAAATAATAATAATTTTACCAATAACACTGCAATCTCTAATGATGGTGGTGGTGCGATTCACAATTATGGTGCTAATATTAATATAACTAATAACAATTTCATCAACAATAATGCAGCTAATACTGCTGGTGGGGCAATCATGACTGCTGGTCCAAATACTATTATATTTAACAATAGTTTCATTAATAACACTTCAGTGAAAAACGGTGCTGGAGCTATCTTTGTTGGTGTTTTAGCTGTAAATACTATTATAAGTAATAATAATTTCATTGCCAATAAAGGACTTATTGGTGGAGCACTGGTTATTAGTGGTACACAAAATTGTAGTGTAATCAATAATAATTTCATTAATAATATAGCATTTGCTAATGGTGGAGCAATTTACAATAGAGGTAATAATACATCGGTTTCTAATAATACTTTCATTGGAAATAGCGCTACTGATATTGGAGGAGCTATTTTTAATAATGTTATTGGTAATATGTCTGTTTCTAACAATATAATGTTAAATAATAGTGCTAATTTAGGCCAGATGATTTATAACAACGGTAGTATGGGTGTTTTAAACCTTACTTTTATTAATAATTCTACATGGATTGTTAAAAACGGTTCTACAATAACTTTGTTTGCTACTTTAACTGATGATATGGGTAATACTGTTACAGGGCAAAATATAAGTTTTTATATTGACGGAGTATTTTTAGCTAATGTAACTTCAATTGAAGGAGAAGCAAAACTAAATTATTTAGTTAATCAAGAACCAAACTCCATTATTCCAGTCACAGGAGACTATGAAGGGCATACTGGTTATTCCATTATGATTAAAAATGGAGAACTATTAATAAAAACAATTCCAAAAGAACCAGAAGAAAAAGAAAATCCAGAAGATCTAGAAATATCTGAAGATCCAAAAATAAACAATAAAACCAGTAATAATAATCCAACAATTAAAACAAGTTCAGCAACTATGAAACCAACAGGAATGCCAATAATAGCTTTATCAATATTATTAATCAGCGCTTTTGGATTAATTATTCGCAGCAAAAAATAAATTTCAAACAATTAGAGGATTATATAAATTCTTTTAAATCCTCAAACTTTTATTTTTATTATTCATAATTTTATATTGCTCCAACAACTAAAAACTTCTTTTCATTTTATCAGTTAATTTAATAATTATTTATTAAGAGTATCAGTTTTAAAAATATCATGATTTAAGTTAAAAAATATTTATTTCAAACTATTTCTCAGATTAAATTAAGAGTTTTTATTAATAAATAAACAATATCTAATAGGCAAGATAATATCTTTTCAAATAGCTTATTAACTTTTTTATTCCCATTTAATTGATTTTATTCTTTAAAAAAACTTTCATCAACAGATTTAAATGTTATATTTTTGTTTAAACCACCTAACATAATTATTATTTTTATTAATAAATTCTAATATTTGTGAATATTTTTATATTATTTTTTTTCTTTCATAGTTAAACTTCAAACATTAAATACTCTAAGATTAACTAAAAATAGATTAACATTCTAATTCCTTTTAATCTTAAGATTAAAGTTTTAGTTAAACACTTAATAAATTACTAATTTTTAGAATACCCCAATTATTATTGTAGAAGCTATTGATTAAACTACTAGATTTCAAGATAGCTATTATTTTAAACTAATGAGGCTATAAGAATAAGTTATTGAAAGAAAAAATATTGAAAAGTAACTATTGAAAAAAATTATAAATTACATTCCTAATTTTAAATAATAATATATAAAAAAAGTATATCAAAAATAGATATAATTAGTGAGTTTAAAAAATACTCCTAATCTATAAAGAGTCCCGCATTATCCCATTAATTTTCATATAATAAGTAATAACAAGTAGAAATATAATATCAAAAAAAATTTTATCAAAAAAATTTTCAATATAGAATAATATCTTAAACAAATTACAAACATCAAAATCTAATATTTAAATAAAACCATCAATGAAAATGTGAAAGTTAATGATTAAACTACTAATTTGTCAGAAAAAAGCCAGATAGTTTTAGATTTGATGTTGTTAATGCAACACAAAATAATTTAAAGAATAAATTTGATAAACACTAAATTTATTCTCATTTTTAATTTTTTATAGTTTATAATTATTTAATTGGCCTTTCATTCTATTAATAAGTAATTATTCAGCTTGTATAAAAATCTTTTATTATTTATCTTATTACTTCAATTCCATCTTTATTATTGAAGTGTTTATCAAATGTAGCTATTTTCTTTATTCCTAATTCTTCTATAACTGCCATATAAATACAATCAAATAATGATAAATTTTTATCATTATATTTAAGAATTTTTTCAAACCCTTTATCATAAAAATAATGATCTTCTATGACTTCATAATAATTGTTCATTTGATGGTATGCTCTTTCTATTACTTCATTACTTGCTTTTAATTTCATGTTTAAAACGGTTATAACCTCTGAAATCACTAATCTTGATATTATTTGTTCTTTTCCAATTAATGATTCATCAATTTTTTTAGCTCTTTCATGAAATTCATGACCTTCAATGAATAAAGATATTATGTAATTTGCATCTAAAAATATCATTTAATTTCCCTTTCTAGTTTCTTTTACTGCTTTTACTGGGTTAAATCCTTTTGATGCTTTCATCATCCCAATTGTTTTTTTAAATTCTTTTCTATCAGGGTTTCTATTTTTATTAGCTATTAAATATTTTGGTATTTTAGATTTTACTGTTTCTTTTTCAATTGCTTTCGCTAATAAGTCGTTAATAATTTTTGTTTGTGTAGTTTCTTTATTCATAGCCATTATTTTTATTGTTTGCATGATATTTTTATCTAAATTTAATGTGGTTCTTACTGTTACAGCCATTAAAATCAACTCCTATGTATGTTTTTGTGACATATAAACATATAAACATACTGACATATATAATTTATTATTTTAAAACTATTACTTAAATATAAAAAAAATAAAAATATGAAAAAATACACAAACTAACTAAAAATAAATTAAAAAAACCTCAAATTGAGTTTAAGCCCCATTAAGAAAGCTAATCTTAAGATCGAGGGTTCAAATCCCTCCAAGCCCATTCACTACATTTAACATGAATAAATAGACTAGATTAAATACTTAATAAATTACTAATTTTTAGAATACCTCAATTATTCTTATAGAATCTATTAATTAAACTACTAGATTTAAAGTAATTATTAATTTAAACTAATGGAAGTGTAAGAATAAGTTATTGGAAAAAAAATTATTAAGTAACTGTTGAAAAAAAATAATAAAAAAATAAAAAGGAGAAATTTTACTATTTAATACCTAAAAGATTAAATAGATTAACTATTCCCCATCTAAAAATAGCTACACCATTTCCTCCACCATCTAAAACAGATTTACAATCTTCTGTTAATTCAGCAACTGTAAGCCTAGTTGGGTTCTTATCTGAATGATAAGCATATAATCCTCCCCAAACTTCAGCACCACCAGAATTAGTTATATACCATTTAGTTGTTGATTGAATCCATGCATTATCTTTACCATAATTTCCTTCATAAAGCATAGGAACCAAAACATCCAAATATTGACCTAATCTAGGAGCATCTTGACCATAATAAATAGCTGCATCATTTTTTTCAGGCATCAATGCTGCTGAAAGAATGATTTTAGGATTTATTGCTTTAACAGCAACTGAAAGTTGCCTTACAAATTCAGTTATAGCATCAGCACCATTTTTACCATTATCATAATGGAATATAGAAGCATTGTTACCACTAGTTCCAGGATACCTTAAATAGTCTAAATGGATTCCAGCTACACCACTAATACCAGCATAATACTTAGCTCTAGAAATTACTTTATTAAAGTAAGCTTGATTAAGAGTTTTACTAGATTCAATTATAGGATTAGTCCATTTATTACTTGTAGCATTATAAAATGTAGTAAACCAAATGTGTATCTTAAATCCTTTAGCTGTTGCATTTTTAATCCAATCTATAGCTGTTGTTGGATAATTAAACATATCTTCATGAATAAAGATATTTCCTATTCCATATTTACCAAGTAAATCTAAATCAACATTCTTCATATCACCAGAATGAACCCATATAGCATTCTTATTTGCAGACAAATTATAAGAATGAGTACTATTTGAATTTGAAGAACTTCTAGAATATTTTGGAATATTTTTATTTAAAGCACTGGTTTTTGAAACACTTAGTGTAAGAGTAGAAGGTACACTTTTATAGGTATGCATATACTCTCCAATCCTTGAAAAACCATACACAAATGTTTGATACTGTATCTTACCAAAAGATGAGCTTATATAATTAGGTATCCTATTATTACTATCAATATACTTAAAAGCTTTTTTAGCTAAAGCATAGTACCTAGACTTTGAAATTATCTTTTTTATAGTAACTCCAGATGGATTAGAAGGATTTTTAACATTCCATTTAACATTAACAGAATTACTATATTTTAAACATTTATAAGCAATAGCTTTTGAAACTAAATAAGTATATTCAGGAATTGAAAATTTAAATCCTGAAATAGTTACATAATTAGGTAACTTCCCATATTTAAGCACATAGTTTTTAACATTCTTTGAAGCTTGGAATATGGCAGTTTGAGAAAGTTTAGTTGATTTCCCAGCTACAATAGAAGATGATCCAGAAGAACCACTATTTGAACTAGATGAACTAGATGAACTACTAGAACCGCTATTATAAACTGGTAAATATTTATTTATACTATGAGAAGCCTTAACATTGAAAGATAAAGTAGATGGTAGTTTACCTTTAACATAAATATAATTTAAAACTTTGTTAAGACCAAATATAGCTGTTTGATATTGAATTTTACCAAGCGAAGATGTAACAAAATTTGGAGCTTGATTATTTTTTTCAATAAATGCAACTATATTCTTTGCATAAGAATAATAGGTTTTAGAGGATATAGTTCCCTTTATACTGTTCCCAGATGCCTTAGATGGATTTTTAACATCATACTTGACTTTAATACTTGAAGTAATTTTATTATACTTATAAGTAATAGTCTTACTTAAAATATACATAAATTCACTCATAGAGTATTTATAACCCGAAATAGTCACATAATTAGGTAGTTTACCATATTTATTAATGTATTTATAAATCGAGTTTGAAGCAAGTAAGATACTACTTTGAGAAAGAGTAGTTGGTTTATTATTCACATTTGTTGAAGTTTTAACAACATTTAATGAGTTTGAAGAAGAATTATTAGAGTTATTAATATTGTTATTGTTAGAACTATTAGAATTATTACTAGAATTAGTTGAACTGTTTAAATCAATATCATCTTCTAGATTTTCATTAGAATTTGCAAGAAGAGATGATGATTGATGATTATTCTGCATGTTATCAACCAAATCATCACTAAGATTATTGTTAGATCCAGTATCAGTTGATTCACTAGCAAAACTAAAACCACATGTTAAAAAAACTAAAACAAAGAATAATAAAAATATTTTAGCATATTTTGATTTTGAAAAATTACTAATAATATTACCTCACTTATATCTATTAAATTTTCATCTAACAGATTTACGTCCCCTAATTATGGCCCCTCGAATTTAAACTCTTGAAAATTTAATATTTAAAAATTTAATATTAAAACATTTAATATTAAAACATTTAATATTAAAAATCTAATAATTAAAAATATTAAATGTTTAATAATTACTATTAAATGTTTAATAATTAATACTATTAAAAATTTAATAATTAAATATTCAAGAATTTAAATAACCATAATCCTAAATCCGCCTCTAAATAATTTAATAACTAACTAAAAATTTATAGATATTCACTAAAATAAAAATTAAATGAATATAGAATTTATTGAATATAAAAGCTTTATTTAGAGTTAATTTTAATTAATGAATATATTCTTAATTAGCTAATAAACTTTAGAGTAATATATGTCTGTTTTTTAAGTTATTTAAATATTCCTTAAAAATAACATAACCAATCACTTTAATATACCAACTTTTATAACAACTATTCTATAATAATACATAAAATTCCTTATACATTTATAAGATTTTTATTAAAATCTTAGAAATAAAAAAATGACCAAAAAAATAAAAAATAAAAAATAATGTAAAATAAAAGATAAAGAATGTAAAATAAAAAAATAATGTAAAATAAAAGATAAATGATCCAATAACTTACATCATTGGAGGCATTCCACCCATACCGCCCATTGCACCCATAGGGGGCATTCCACTATCATCTAAATTATCATCTTTATCAACAGCCTCAAGAGCACCTCTTGCAGCTATAAGATCATCAATTCTTAAAATCATTTCAGTAGCTTCAGCAGCAGATTGAATAGCTTGTTTTTTAACTCTTTGAGGTTCAACCACACCAGCTACTTTCATATCAGTAACTTCTCCTTCAAAGACATCTAACCCCATGAAAGCAGATTGCTCATGAGCAGCTCTTAAATCTGCAAGAATATCAATAGTGTCCAATCCTGCATTTTCAGCCAAGGTTGTTGGAACAATTTCAAGAGCTTCTGCAAATGAATTAACAGATAATTGTTCTCTTCCACTAATAGTTTCTGAATATTCTTTAAGTTGGCGAGCTATCTCTATTTCTGGAGCTCCTCCACCAATAACAACTTTTCCATCTTCTAAAGTTGCAGCTACAACACCTAAAGCATCTTCTAATGCTCTTTCTATCTCAGAAGTAACATGTCTAGTACTTCCTCTAAGAATTATTGAAACAGCTTTAGGATCTTTAGATTCTTCTATAAAGATCATCATTTGGTCGAATATTTTCTTCTCATATACAATTCCCGCTTCACCTAGTTCATCTTTAGATAAATCATCAACATTTGTAATGATTTTAGCACCAGTAGCCTTTTCAAGACGATTCATATCAGACTTTTTAGTTCTTTTAACTGCAAGGATTCCAGCACGAGAAAGATAATGTAATGCCATATCGTCGATTCCTTTTTGACAGAACAATACATTAGCTCCAGAAGCAATAATTTTATCAACCATTTCACGGATCATCTGTTCCTCATTATCTAAGAAAGCTTGCATTTGAGAAGGACTAGTAAGGTTAATTTTAGCATCAGTTTCTAAATCTTTAACTTCTAAAGGATATTTTAATAATGCGATTTTAGCATTCTTAACCTCTTTAGGCATATTAGAATCAGCTTTACCTTTATCAACAAGAATACCATTAACAATTTCAGATTCATCCACACTAGCACCTGAAACTCTTTGAATGTTAATATTTTTCTTATCAACTTCACCATCTTCTTCAACTTTAAGAACAGCCTCGACAATAAGTTCAGCTAATGGTTTTTTAGCTTTTTCTGAACCTTTTCCAGTCATAGCAGTCATAGCTACATCTATGAGAGTATCTTGATCTTTAGAATCAATAGATATATCTTCAAGGATTTCATAAACTTTATTTAAAGCTTGTCTATAACCTCTTACAATAGTTGTTGCATGGATTCCATCATCTAAAAGTTCTTCAGCTTTTTTAAGAAGTTCTCCAGCTATAATAACTGCTGTTGTAGTTCCATCCCCCACAACATCTTCTTGATTTTTAGCTATCTCAACAAGCATTTTAGCTGCAGGGTGAGCTATATCCATTTCAC contains the following coding sequences:
- a CDS encoding putative glycoside hydrolase; this encodes MKFNSDNLINFKNMYKSTSNFLLRSSDVKNKSFSLNNIFKIFLVSFLILVLFLSLNSVSNLENHDDFDFSQGIIDFKNNHFKNSPVILGSKIIGDNKILTTSNENSHSKSVNTAHAASKVSPNSKAKLSSLGSPKTVSQKGVLKSSKNLKNYVSKNKKLPKYVTVEGYRYSVPEFTYLMTKTVEYQKKKVNSRVTVKYNVKNPTKPSGKTIKSKISLSNYYKYSLKTSNYINKYKKVPNYITANKGSKIQYQTAVYMFSSILRYDYYYKKLPKSVNIKISSSNKINKYIPNYVRNSKTKSVPNTNAIWIQSRDFYNVNLNKLAESGIGNVFLHEVAISQYGKSTVIKWAKNAASKGIKTHLWIQCFYANGKWINPVDTSKKTYNKAQFSKILSKIKTYSRMDYIGGIHLDYLRYPGNAYKYSYSNGVTGEKAITKFVSQAKTQVNKYNPNILLSAAVMPETSSNAYYYGQNIPKIGKYLDIITPMIYKGNYNKPSSWITSTTKWFVKNSGGARIWSGLQTYVSDNNINSLSINALSIDSKASLNGGANGIGLFRWGLTKFFNFLSVY
- the thsA gene encoding thermosome subunit alpha, which translates into the protein MAQYNGNQPIFILPEDTQRFLGRDAQRMNIMAGKILAETVRTTLGPKGMDKMLVDSMGDVVITNDGVTILREMDIAHPAAKMLVEIAKNQEDVVGDGTTTAVIIAGELLKKAEELLDDGIHATTIVRGYRQALNKVYEILEDISIDSKDQDTLIDVAMTAMTGKGSEKAKKPLAELIVEAVLKVEEDGEVDKKNINIQRVSGASVDESEIVNGILVDKGKADSNMPKEVKNAKIALLKYPLEVKDLETDAKINLTSPSQMQAFLDNEEQMIREMVDKIIASGANVLFCQKGIDDMALHYLSRAGILAVKRTKKSDMNRLEKATGAKIITNVDDLSKDELGEAGIVYEKKIFDQMMIFIEESKDPKAVSIILRGSTRHVTSEIERALEDALGVVAATLEDGKVVIGGGAPEIEIARQLKEYSETISGREQLSVNSFAEALEIVPTTLAENAGLDTIDILADLRAAHEQSAFMGLDVFEGEVTDMKVAGVVEPQRVKKQAIQSAAEATEMILRIDDLIAARGALEAVDKDDNLDDSGMPPMGAMGGMGGMPPMM
- a CDS encoding type II toxin-antitoxin system VapC family toxin; this encodes MIFLDANYIISLFIEGHEFHERAKKIDESLIGKEQIISRLVISEVITVLNMKLKASNEVIERAYHQMNNYYEVIEDHYFYDKGFEKILKYNDKNLSLFDCIYMAVIEELGIKKIATFDKHFNNKDGIEVIR
- a CDS encoding pseudomurein-binding repeat-containing protein, with protein sequence MVDNMQNNHQSSSLLANSNENLEDDIDLNSSTNSSNNSNSSNNNNINNSNNSSSNSLNVVKTSTNVNNKPTTLSQSSILLASNSIYKYINKYGKLPNYVTISGYKYSMSEFMYILSKTITYKYNKITSSIKVKYDVKNPSKASGNSIKGTISSKTYYSYAKNIVAFIEKNNQAPNFVTSSLGKIQYQTAIFGLNKVLNYIYVKGKLPSTLSFNVKASHSINKYLPVYNSGSSSSSSSSSSNSGSSGSSSIVAGKSTKLSQTAIFQASKNVKNYVLKYGKLPNYVTISGFKFSIPEYTYLVSKAIAYKCLKYSNSVNVKWNVKNPSNPSGVTIKKIISKSRYYALAKKAFKYIDSNNRIPNYISSSFGKIQYQTFVYGFSRIGEYMHTYKSVPSTLTLSVSKTSALNKNIPKYSRSSSNSNSTHSYNLSANKNAIWVHSGDMKNVDLDLLGKYGIGNIFIHEDMFNYPTTAIDWIKNATAKGFKIHIWFTTFYNATSNKWTNPIIESSKTLNQAYFNKVISRAKYYAGISGVAGIHLDYLRYPGTSGNNASIFHYDNGKNGADAITEFVRQLSVAVKAINPKIILSAALMPEKNDAAIYYGQDAPRLGQYLDVLVPMLYEGNYGKDNAWIQSTTKWYITNSGGAEVWGGLYAYHSDKNPTRLTVAELTEDCKSVLDGGGNGVAIFRWGIVNLFNLLGIK
- a CDS encoding right-handed parallel beta-helix repeat-containing protein, yielding MLLVSLFLVSLSGVSAANQTINSTSTGGIAQGITNTGTGETLFLQPGIYNKTNQDINIHVNKNITIKGNGSKGSVIIDARKISGIFSIGNNVNVTFINIKFCNGYSTSNGGAIYNPYANTIMSFINCTFANNTGRDGGAIYNYGSNIIIINNNFINSYATSNGGAIYNYGANAIINNNNFTNNTAISNDGGGAIHNYGANINITNNNFINNNAANTAGGAIMTAGPNTIIFNNSFINNTSVKNGAGAIFVGVLAVNTIISNNNFIANKGLIGGALVISGTQNCSVINNNFINNIAFANGGAIYNRGNNTSVSNNTFIGNSATDIGGAIFNNVIGNMSVSNNIMLNNSANLGQMIYNNGSMGVLNLTFINNSTWIVKNGSTITLFATLTDDMGNTVTGQNISFYIDGVFLANVTSIEGEAKLNYLVNQEPNSIIPVTGDYEGHTGYSIMIKNGELLIKTIPKEPEEKENPEDLEISEDPKINNKTSNNNPTIKTSSATMKPTGMPIIALSILLISAFGLIIRSKK